The Acanthopagrus latus isolate v.2019 chromosome 1, fAcaLat1.1, whole genome shotgun sequence genomic interval GGTGTAATTATGACCAGGGTTGTGACATAGCTCAGTACTCACAATAATTGGCACGGGTGGAGGTTCAGTCTCTTGGACGGGCTGGGAACCGTACACCGACAGGCTCTCTTGGGCCTTCTTTGAGGTCCGGGATGTCCTGGTTGCCACTGGCTAAATTGAAAGTTAAAATAGTTAATACTGATAAAGTTTCTCAGTCATCCATGTCATGGTAGTGCTGTATGGTAGTAGGCAACTGGACTAACTGTTTTAGTTTCtcgaagacgtttcacctctcatccaagaggcttcttcagttctgactggGTCAATTAAGTGTAAAACCTTATGTTATACCTACCATTTTGAGATGAGCTTGGGAACTGAAGACAAATGGAATGGCTCCATCTCTGATCCTGACCGTTTGACCTGTTGTGTCAAAGTCCTCCCGTCTGAAGTGCTCACTGCAGAGCATGGACGACTGACTGGCGCAAAACCCTTCCCTTCTGAGAGCTACTTCCCACTTCTTCCTCAACTCTTCATCTTTGGGAAACCTTCAAAGTGTGAGAAAGTGAGCTAAACAATTAACCCCTTCGCACCCACCTTTGTAGGTAATTTTCGCCTAATTAgcatacccaaatggaaaagcttataacacaacaactacaagtcccagatggatgtatgatacttcacttgaaagctgagaacctccagtttctgaaaatgtgcctagcatgtaccatacacacaacctaaatgacatcagttcaaacatggctctaaaacatttttttttcttcgaaaaaaataggccatttttgaataacaataactcagatgtgctttaggtaaggcatatggcaatataccacataccttctacatcttgtcaactacacctggatgaaaatttagacttctaggcctaaccttatgggagttatggagtttttagtttgtggtgtcactggcgtccacaaacctctccaaatggccaaattgtgccaaatgctttcactcacttctgtgacactggaaacatcactgaagcattttggtgactattcagccttcctccatgattcaaaacataattttttcacacattcatttgatgggtggtcggaggggtttccacacacttctaggtggccatattgagatattgtcatgcgacaagacactacagaatagtaagcattatacaaaaatgacatactgaagtgaatttcaaacaaggattttattatctttcaatatactaatactgtatgtacgcagcgggggaggtagcactggtggatgcagaggaggatctttggcacttctgatgaccgccttcagcaggagagggggttgggcgtctgactgcctcactttcaggctcccaatccacgtcactgtcttcagactgtgtcctacaaaacacaatgcaatgcacaaatgttaccaaatataatgaaaaaaatatataaatgcaattcaatagggtgctatttacataggaaacaaataaacacagatatatgatattacatattacacaaaaacatcaggaaaataaccgtacacaaacagaataaatgaattgggggaatattcccagagtctggtcagtgaaaaagatctagttctatttgtttacaagcttgataaaaaaaaaatctaaataaaaaggaattagaggctcaaagagaattacatcatagaacagaattacaaggattacatagctttggttgagtagctgaggctagctaggctaattagcccctggggccctaaccatttagcgtcatttatgaaatgctaatgtatactgtactgttcactgtaagcataagaacccattcccactaactttcattcaaatttcactcatggctaaataaataaatcaaacatcatcaaagataactgtactcaccgatctaagatgtcatcgaggcccttagcaaacatctcctctctctcagagtcctactcactgtcttcagtttcatcagatgatgccatgatccattccaggtcttcttctcggacatatttagtgtgttttgtggatttcgccattgtaaactgtgaaaactgccgtcaaaaaaaaattaaatgtccGCTACGAGTGCGTCTGCTGTGTAAActtagcccgctagctgccagacgcagcaATATTACTCGGCTTGTACATAACAgacctgggcacgcctaccatcgttggaaaggtaaaataattggctagaagcctgagtgattgacatgttgatagccaaaacgctatccctgtactaaggcggcaaaaaacagtaaacaaagccgattggccctttaaacaaggagcgctccatgtacttcacgggctgtgctggggtgaaaactgaacagagaaagatagggacacttttattttgtagccagcaaagtgatgaaaacaagcacacccaacaacaccatacaggaactagagaaaataaagatacggccggcgaagtctggattttatttgacaaacaaagttggtagacggtaaacaaatggactttacaggacgatattcacaagctggaataattttatgaaaaaccattttgatgcttttgatcagtgaattcttacggacaactggaatataaataattgatgatcggacacatattacggctttatggccTCGTCAAAAGTAGGGAGTCGCCgtgcgtttcttgtatctcacgtttaccatgctggtaaatatcaatgatttatggtttagtgctcatgatttctgcaaaatcaactggatgaatgaattgctgagattctaccctttccaacgacgtatagtatgtccgtaatgatgaaagttgaagcgagatacgtcactgcgcagtgtagaaaacagtcagttatctgaaatcgcccgccggcgggcgggtgGGTGCGTATTAACAGGACCCAGAGTTATTAGCACAATTTAGTAAAATGTGGTGTCTCTCTTACAAAATCTCAGATTTCATAGACTGCTGCCTAGCCAGGCTCTACTtctaaaaacactcaaataagTTTAGCCAACGTGTGTCTGGAGGCTGGCTTGACCGCGGAAATTTGTGGCATTATCCACAACGTTAGCACACTTAGTTTATCTACATGTTGATATAATGGCGAAATACAACCACAAACAACTGCTCATTCTTACCGGTGAAAGGTAATCCCCCGGGATCTGGTTTGGAAAGTGCAACGGTGTGTACAGCCCCAAGCAGAACATGAGTGAGGCATCTTCTCAGCCTGCCACATTCAATATGGCGGCGAAGTCGACGTACGATCAGCGTACAATCCAGCGAGTCaattcctcttcttcttcttcttcggaGTCAGCGAGTCAACGCCGCGTCTACGCTCATATGTCTATGTACAAGTCTGTCTGTGCTTCCGCCTACTGGTCGCTTGTATTCAAATTTCCTTTAAGCTTGCTGTTGCATCAACTTCAcggtgacacacacagaaacgtAAGTACATCCGTACCCGCAGGACAATAAAATACTTACTACCGCTGCAGTGCTTTCAGTacattttcactgcagcaggCTCTTCTTGAGCTGGTGTAACGTCACAGTTCTGTGGCACAGTCCTGTTGCAGACATTTACTTCTTAGATAGGGAACGATCATCCATTGGCCTGTCTGAATGTTAACATCTAAAATCAGACTGATGAAGGTGCATTTTCATGTACAACATCTTTTGCTTGTCGTTCACTATATTTCTACCAATGACTAAAACGGttagagttttattttgaaacgcATGAAGAGGAAGTAAGGGGGTAATTCTAAGAAACTCGACATTTCCGCTTTTACCCAGCAGTTAGCTACCGCGTATTGCCTGTTCAATACGAttgaattgctgtttttttatcattccTGTAGCTGTAGCTGGTAGTCAAAGATGAACACGGTACTTTCCAGAGCTAACTCTTTGTTCGCCTTCTCTCTGAGCGTAATGGCGGCCTTAACGTTCGGCTGTTTCATCACGACAGCCTTCAAAGACAGAAGAGTTCCTGTGGACATCCACGTCGCTAAAGTCATGCTGTAAGAGTCATCGTCgtccagcagctgttagcaTTAAGTGTGCTGCTGTGCATGTAACTTAACCTCATTGTAGCTATGATGCATTTATAACATGCTAACTGTAAAAGAGCAGCTAAAAGACTCCTGGTGCTCGGTGCTTTCAAATGCTGCTCGTGTTCAAAGACGCAGGTTGCAGGGCCTGCTGGCGATATTTGGGTCAACGTAACAGTCTGATATTTTTGATACTCTTGTAATTGTTGGAGTTGGAATTATATAGAGTACACCCACCGGACAGTTTTAGCAGTTTGTATTATGGATGTAGAGTGAAGGCAGAAAAACTGTTGCTGGTATAGTGAGGAACTTTGTTGAACTGCTTTAATAAACATCTCACATCTGCTGATGACTTCATGATATACAGAAATCCATCTGAATTGTTTCACTGTTGTACATATTTCACAATACTGTATTTAGGTAAACCTTTTTAATAACAGCTTGTATGTACTTGTACAAAAATCTTGATATAAACCTAACCTTATTTAGTTCAATCATGTTGACGTCTGTATATATGACACCCACCCAAAACTAGGAAACTAAATACACTGTTTCATTTAGAGGAAGAAGTCTTACAAGTTTAATAGAAAAAATCAGCACTTagaaaacgtttttttttttcatgaaatggaaacaatatcagaataataataatacaaataataataatctaacaGATTAGATTATTGCTAACttagaaacaaactaaatgactgatgaaattTTCTAAACTCTAAAGCTTTAAAGGTGTTGGTTTTTTACTATCTACTATTAAGTTTCCAATTTATTGTACACAGTTATGGTAATAATAACTAGAGCTGCACCATATTGAAATGAAAGGgaacaaaatgatgttttgcttttctgtgaTATATATTGTGAAGTGTGCTTcatcctcttttctctgtttcacagGAAGAACGTTGATGACTTCACAGGACCCAGAGAGCGCAGTGATCTGGGCTTCATCACCTTTGACCTCTCAGCTGATATCCTCTAGAATACTGTTAATTAAAATGAgatgtgtacagtatgttggagaagagaaaaaaatatttcagttagTGTCTGCAGAAGTCCCCACCTCTGTGTTCTTCTGTAATCCTGAGGTTATACTCTGGTTGTGTGATGTTATCTGACATGATATCTGTGTGATGAgagtcacacacagcagctctgcttccTGCAGGGGAATGTCTCATATCTAATTTTCCTTAactttttgcacatttacaGCCAATTTTTGATTGGAATGTTAAACAACTgtttctctatctgtctgctgaGTACGCGACAAAGAGCAATGTAAGTCATAGttcggacacacacacacacaggttttggTAGTGTGGACAAACCCTAGAAAAGCCTTGTGACAACTCTTAGTGTAAATCAAGCTGCTTTACTGGATTGCATTAGATTTTAGAGGTGTACTTGATAAAGTGGGCACTGAGTGTATGAGTTACTATATGTGATGATATTGTAAAACTATATGTAGTATATTAAGATTCATTAACAGATGCATGTGCTTGCAGTAAATTTTATCTTACTTTCAACTTGGCTGTTTGGGACAACAGAAGAGAAATTAGCTGCCTCTGTctcatttacagtttttctgttgattgatgagctgtgtgtatgtgtgtgtgtcaggctctGAACCAGGTGGTGCTTTGGGATAAGATTGTCCTTCGAGGTGAAAACACCAAACTGAACCTCAGAGACATGAAATCCAAATACTTTTTCTTCGATGATGGGAACGGACTAAGGTAagacacgtacacacacacacacactcttgaaTCAGCTCTAATGATGGCCTGTGACAGACCCTGATGTTTGATTGAAAAGGAAATTTTTGAGTTTACTGGATAAGCCAGATTGTTTTTATATTACGTCAGAATAGTTAAGGCTAGCAAAACCAGACTGTCTTtagaaatctgacaaaaaatTCAAAAGGCTGGACAAAGGCTCCATATGTAACCCACATGTGAATTATACAGTTCAAACTTTTTACTTCCGGTGACTGCATTTATGCCTCAAAGATCCTTaaagtggagttcatctgtggcAATCATCttgaagaacaaaatgttttaggATCATATACTTGTTTGACATAGAGATTATTAATCCCATAAACCTTTGGTTGGGGGAACCACACCTAGGTTAGCTCAGAAAAATACAGCATGCTAATGATATGATTAGCTAATGTCACATCTGTGTTGTGTCCAGGGCCAACAAGAACATCACTCTGACACTGTCATGGAATGTCGTTCCCAATGCTGGAATCCTGCCTCTGGTGGCTGGAAGTGGACACGTCAGCCTCCCTTTTCCAGATACATATGAGACCACCAAGAGCTACTAgaccaacagaaacacagcataGTCTGTGCTGATGAAATGAGCACAGGCATACAGTACACTTGTTTCTCTTCACAAAATTTTTGGTTTGTAATAAAAGTTGAGTTTTGAACATATGCGTCTTTGTCAGGATTTGAAAACAATGGTAAAGCTCTTGATAACGGATCAGTCCACCCAAatcatagaaacacacacactcaattaTCCTACATGGACATCATTGGCACTGGTTTGATTTCACCAACAATTTACAGCTTCCGTTTACAGTATGTGAGTACTTGATTTAATCCCACTGTGAACCACAAGCTTTTTATAAAGTCAGTTCATCGCATGTACATCCTCATTGGCAGTAATTCATGCCCACACACTAAAATATTTTTGAGAAGGTAGCCACACAGTAAATTGTATTTCAAGTTACTTTATGTGGTTAACATAATGCTTCAGCTACTAAACAAAGCATTGAACAATTCAGTTtaggaatataaaaaaaaaatgaacacatacacatggaaactgttcacacacagaatAGCACTGCATCAACATCAATGTCCACGTAGATCAATGCCCACTTTGTTCAAGTTCAGTGGACAAACAgcttgtttctttcctccaaCATTTTACtccaaaaaataattacaagACCTCATTTTCAAGTAACTCCATCCTGTGTCTGTATAAAGTAAAGGTGTTTTCACTCCAGCAATGACAGAAGATACGAAGAGAAAGGAAACCTCAAAGGTCACAAAAATCTTTGGTCCATGTGAGTTAGACCTTTGAAGGAATATTCTAAGGGAAATGTTTGTGGACTTGCAAATGAAAAGATTTATACAAATTTCAACTTGAGACAAGGGGATACTGCTAGCCTGGCTCCATCATCAGTGAAAAAATTACACCTTCCCACAACCCCACAGAGGTCTTTATTTACCTTTTGAATCAGAAGATAGTGAGATTTTAAGAGCTGTTTAGTCAGGCTTAATGTTTTTATCAGCTGACTCTCTTTGTATTTGGAAGAAAACGACACATCAGCTGAGCATATAGAAAAATACATTCCCCTCTCTAACAGCTGTTTCAAGCTGTGTGTTAGTCTATGCGCTGGAtgagcttctcctccatcataCAGAAGAGGGAGACGTGGGACAGGTCAGAGATGAAGGCATCACAGGCTCGTCTGCTGATGCTCTTACAGCCTCTGAGGTCCAGTAGAGTCAGAGCTGAGAGACGCTTCAGGTAGGACAGGCAGCCATCAGTCAGCTCACTGCAacctggacagacagacagacagacagacatgcatcAGGAAATGCTCTCATCCTGAATGACGCTCTGCTATTGTCTTGTTAAAATACTCTATGCTGGTGGCTGGCTGGTGTCTGTACACTGTTTACCGCTGTACAAACTTGAATGGAGTGAGCAACTTTTTAGTTCTAACAAATTAACCTGAATGAAGGGGTTTTATCTCAAGGGGATCGCTTCATGTCAATTTAATGTGGATAAAGTAGTTCATTAAGTCAGAGGAATGTACCTTTCACTTCAAAGTTCTGGACATTGCTGCTGTGTAAATATAAGGACTGGATCAGACATGGTATCAGTAGAAACCCAGTATTAAAAAGGTTCTCATCAACTGGAACCAAAAACTTACCATGTCaaacaaatttttttttgttgctttaagaaTTAATGcataaaatgctgttttagcTGTTTTGATATATAATGCTATTTTACTATATTAATTGCCTTGTTATTTTacaaagtaaacagtaaaaCTGATGAATCATCAATTAGTTGGTACTGATCATTAAGTTGCATCATAAGTTGCAGCACTTTTGACGTCAGAAAAGAAGCCCAGGCACGAGCTAAAAGCCTGTGCAAAGAAGAGGAAACTCTTTTACGAAGAACCAGCGAAATGAAAGGCAATGTGATCCATCAGTGGGACCCTGATTTTGCTTTAATACCCACCTGCCAGTGTGAGTTCAGTGAGGTTGTTGCGGGTGTGGGTCCCAGCTGCTGCCAGCAGAGTGATGGATGAGTCCGTTATGTCTTTGCAGTGAGCCAGGTCAAGCCTCTCCAGCTGTGGCATGTGGCGCTGCAGTAGCCTCAGAGTGGACTCACTGATATCCAGGCCAGAAAGACGAAGTGTAATCATGTTCCTCAGTCTGCTGCGAGATGACTCAGAACCtacagggagagacagatggCAGAAATGGTCAGTTGAACTTGAAAAGTCAATACAGAGATTATGAGGTTCAGTGAACTAGTGGTGCAGTGTACAGTGGCACTTTGATACATGCTGAGATCAGAGAATATATCATCACACCAGGgtatatatttaaaaactgttaaGTTAGATGTAAtactttttaagacttttaagaCCTTGTCTATACATTTAAAAGGCCTCATTACCATATGTAGCCTTACGCTTACTATATACTGATTATAAGATAGCACAACCGAACACTCTTAATTTGTGGTAGTTCCTCATCAATACATTATTCAACATAATTTAAATGGGGGGGGGATATCAGGCAAACTTTACCAATTTggataaacataaacatattgaAGAGCTATGAAATGTAATGCATTGTTAAATGGCATTTAAGCCTTTTTACTACTTTTTAAGGGCCTCCATTTTTTCTAAATGGattctttttttactgtaatcACTACCTTCATCCTTTTTAAATACCTGTCATGGTTGGGATTCTTGTGGAGTTTTCTCTCAGAGGAAACGTATTGTTGTTAGTCATGTTGATGAGCCTTctgttttgtcatgtcatgtcatgtcattatccgtaaccgcttatccctttccatggggtcacggggtgttgctgctggagccaatcccagccttgtctcagggcagggcagggtactccctggataagtcgccagctcatcgcagggccctcactgatgagcaatgtggggttcagtatcttgctcaaagacacttcgacatgcagcccagccttgcccggagcccGGATTTGAACTATCGACcttttgatcactagtcgacctgctctacccgctgagctacagccgcccctgtTTTCATGTTCTCTATTCTTAATAGTGCTCAGTTTGATTTGCCATCACAACAATAAGCGTGAATTTAAACACCACAGTGTCACACTTTGGCATTACTCATGATGGTCCATTCCTGCCCGTCTAAAATACTGGGTAACCATGGTAAGTTCCTATCAGAAAGCAAAGTCTTTTTTGATTTTACAGCAGCAGTAGCTTTATGTGTATGAGGGTGATTTTACAAGAGTGTGCTGCAGCTTGGACAGAAGTCAACCAGTGGATGTGTGCAAACGGAACAGATACTTGCTGTCTTCAGGTGGCTGGAGAGAGTCAGCAGTATAATAAAAAGGCTTTCAGTGTAAACTGCTAACTGTCTCAGATCAGAGAGCTGTAAGAATCACTCATTAAATTTTCATTAAGGGaatttagcagatgctttcgtccaaagtgacttacagtaagtattaatgtcagaatcagaacaaATCTGTCTTTCTTGCATTAACACGTGTCGCTGGTAGAAGTAAAGtggaaagacaaagaaaacatcactAAAAGGGTTTGTGTGATGTCTACTGCTACTGACCAGGCGGGCTGATTATCTCTTTGATCTGGGTGTCTTTAAGGCCTTCACACCAGCGCAGATCCAGCAGCCGCAGGCAGGGCAGAGTTGGGGAGACCAGGGCTGACAGACAGGACCAGGACAGACCAGTCACCCTCAATTCCCTCAGACCTGGAGACACACAGTAAGACAAGATGGGAGGTGTAACGAGACATGTAGGGACAGggggatctgtgtgtgtgtgtgtgtgtgtatgtgcgtgtgtgtgtctgtgtgcgtgtgtgtgtctgtgtgcgtgtctgtgtttgtaccTGGGAGCCTGGTGAGCAGACAGTTGAGTTGTCTCTTGGCTAGAGGAGTCCAGGACAGATCCAGAGAGGTGGGTTGGCGTTTGATGATGCCTGCCAGCGCCTGGTTAGTGAGCGGACTGCAGCGACTCACGTCCACATGGCTCCACAGACGCTTGTCACAGCTCCTGCACAGGACAGTGACACATGATTGTCAGagctcttcttcctgtttgcaTACTACATGTTGAGGAGTGTTTTGATTGTAGAATAAAGCGTGAGACATACCACTTGTACCAGGCCTTACAGACAGTCATGCAGGCAAGCAGCTCAGCTCTATTCAAGTATGTGAACACTGACACCCAgacctccttctctcctcccctctcattGCCTACATCCTTAAAAGAAGGCAGAGACAGCAGGGATGGGGGAGACAGGGAGAAGGGTGCAGAAGGAGCAGaagcttcctcttcctctgaagAAGATCCAGAGTGATCTCTAGTGCCTCTGTCGCCATGGTTACCACGCAGACGCGGCCTAAAATATTAGAATGATCATGTTTGGGTTAATGAGgtcacaaacatacaaacatacatacatacatacataccgCACATGCACATTTGTACTAATTATTAGCGAACTGTAAAGTCCTAGTAGAGCAGCGCAGGGGCAGAGCATTTATTGAACAGATATTTAAAGAAAGCTTTTGGGAGTGTCAGTCATTTGTTCATTCCAGCAGCTAGGAATAACCTAAACTGCAGTCTCTAACTCAAACTTATCTTTGGCATATTACAATGTGTTACTTATCAGGTGACATATATGATTAGCCAGTGATATCTGTATATTTTTTGTACTTTGAACTGGAGGTACTGACATCTTTCCTTAAGCTTACCTATGTGACTGtgatcacaaaaacacaaaggtgGACATCCTGAGCCCATCCTTTCTGTGAAGTGATACATGAAAACATTCTCCATTATGACCAGTCTGTTTGTTGGCTGTTGGTATCAATCAGACTGACTGAGTTACagttatgtcatgtcatgtcattgtccgaaccgcttatccctttccatggggttgcggggtgttgctgctggagccaatcccagccttgtctcagggcgagggcagggtactccctggacaagttgccagctcatcgcagggccctcacagatgagcaatgtggggttcagtatcttgctcaaggacacttcgacatgcagctcagccctgcccggagctgggatttgaaccagtgacatTCCGATCACcagtcgacctgctctacccgctgagctacagccgccccaagTAGTTACAGTTATGTTTTTTCTAAATAATCCAAAGTCTCTCAGCTCACAGTTGGCCTAATTTTAAATAGCATTTGACATCATGGATAGCAGTGTACTAAACTGAACTGGATCATGTGTGTTGCTCTACCTGCCAGGTCCTCTCGGGgtcatgctgtcagctgtggcGTCAGCACTCTTGAGACGTGAAGGCTTGGAAAGAGCTGTCTTTCTCTGAATGAAGCCCTGCTGACCACCAGCACCCACTGCAGCTGTCCTCGGACCCATCGCTGCTTCTAGCTTTGGAACTATGGAGCCTGAATAGTGACAACATGTCGATCAGTATTTGGCCCATTCATTTTGACTGTACATTTAATATATCCTTTACTTTTCAAACTGATTACAGTTTAACTGTCGGCATCTGAAGTATTACCAGATTGTCTCTTGGCCTTATGGGGGCGCTGTAGAGTGACAGTCAGATAGGAGCCACTCAGCAGGTCATCACTCAGATCAGACACCAGGAGGACTGGGGGTTCCGGGTCTGAATCCCagtgtccttcctcctcttcctccaactcctcctcctcatcttcttccagcgtgtccatctcctcctcttcagggTCAAAGTCCTGCCCCTCACtgtcctcatcttcatcatcatcagtcctGCGCTGCCTCCTACGTCGACGAAGCCGTCTATCTTTGCCTCCGTCTtcactgtcctcctcttcttcgtcatcgtcatcgtcatcgtcgtcatcgtcatcatcatcgtctgaCTCTTCGGACTCGTCTCCTCTTCGCTGCATCCTGGAGCCTCCCCGCAGCCTCACCCCTCGCCCCCTTCGTCCACTCTCTCTCATGCCCATCCCTCGCTTAAGCTtgaggacggaggaggagcCAGGAGTCAAGAGGCCtcccctgcttcctctgtggGCCGAGCCCCCTCTCAGCAGGCCTCTCCTGTTGGCACCAAAGCCCCTCCTAGAAGAGTGTCCCCCCCCTCGTGCATGGAGTACCATCTTTCTTCTCTGAGATGCTGAGGACATGAACGTGATGGATGATTAGGACAGATTGAAGCAATCACATCCAAAACTTAAGATATCTGGATGTAAAACTTCAAGttcattgctttgtttttttttggtaggAAATTCGCTtattctgtgtctttgtgaataataaataactaaatatttGTCATTGGTTAGCAGTAAGCAGTGACAAAATTCTTTAAGTTAACCTCTCAGCACAGACcaaccttcatcatcatcatcatcatcatcatcatcactggcAGAATCATCTCCATCTCGGCTGTGTCTCTGTCGTCTGTAAATCTTAGCCATTCGAGCATCCAGCAGGGAGGAAGATTTCCGCTTCTAGTAATACAGGGAAATTGGAAAGGTGGGAACGAGAATGGAGGAGAGGGTAGAGAGATATGTAGATGCATGAAGGAAGTTGTTGAACCTTAAATTAAAAGTGGATTCCGAAACAAAACCCTACATCTTGAAGTAGAGGCTCCACAGTGAATACTCACCACTGACAGGCCTTCACCTTTGTCTCCTTTCGACTGcgggaggaaaatgaaaaaatcagaAACTCACTGCTCGAGTTCAAGAAT includes:
- the kdm2aa gene encoding lysine (K)-specific demethylase 2Aa isoform X2, coding for MGRAGTRRRYHDDGISDEEIDGRRMFDLEEKVSSQRFSSDRVIRMEGKDLTYEYVQRGGLRDPIILEKPDGLGLKMPDLDFSVNDVKMFVGSRRMIDVMDVSTQKGTEMSMAQWTRYYETPPSQREKLYNVISLEFSHTKLENLVKRPTTVDLIDWVDNMWPRHLKERQRDSTNSINDMQYPKVQKYCLMSVEGCYTDFHIDFGGTSVWYHILRGSKVFWLIPPTPQNLELYENWVLSGKQGDVFLGDRASECQRIELKQGCTFIIPSGWIHAVYTPVDSMVFGGNFLHSFNIPMQLNICNIEDRTRVPVKFRYPFYYEMCWYVLERYVFSLTKTSYLTPEFQKHSLGIGLKKPPGAEIASEQVNEEEESHGSDEEASEQQAQKPAVKVHLTPLEVEGMWNLLGKLEALPSNKKCVPAGIHNAPALITHIKALLKEHTNDNPKLSYTGKPIVRWPKRPSWYQPPPPPPPPPRPKLATTPIIPRPQKPASSMSVLRRRRVRCKRCEACMRPECGDCNFCRDMKKFGGPGKLKQTCVLRQCLSPGLPLSAVCEICKEPNQEESGDSSLTLMECSNCAQIVHPACLMVQGEGLVNKDLPSCWECPKCVQGITDPESKGDKGEGLSVKRKSSSLLDARMAKIYRRQRHSRDGDDSASDDDDDDDDDEASQRRKMVLHARGGGHSSRRGFGANRRGLLRGGSAHRGSRGGLLTPGSSSVLKLKRGMGMRESGRRGRGVRLRGGSRMQRRGDESEESDDDDDDDDDDDDDDEEEEDSEDGGKDRRLRRRRRQRRTDDDEDEDSEGQDFDPEEEEMDTLEEDEEEELEEEEEGHWDSDPEPPVLLVSDLSDDLLSGSYLTVTLQRPHKAKRQSGSIVPKLEAAMGPRTAAVGAGGQQGFIQRKTALSKPSRLKSADATADSMTPRGPGRPRLRGNHGDRGTRDHSGSSSEEEEASAPSAPFSLSPPSLLSLPSFKDVGNERGGEKEVWVSVFTYLNRAELLACMTVCKAWYKWSCDKRLWSHVDVSRCSPLTNQALAGIIKRQPTSLDLSWTPLAKRQLNCLLTRLPGLRELRVTGLSWSCLSALVSPTLPCLRLLDLRWCEGLKDTQIKEIISPPGSESSRSRLRNMITLRLSGLDISESTLRLLQRHMPQLERLDLAHCKDITDSSITLLAAAGTHTRNNLTELTLAGCSELTDGCLSYLKRLSALTLLDLRGCKSISRRACDAFISDLSHVSLFCMMEEKLIQRID